The following are encoded in a window of Flavobacterium cupriresistens genomic DNA:
- a CDS encoding CPBP family intramembrane glutamic endopeptidase, which translates to METLTTKQKIFNFPITKIVLALIACLLVVNIGQQIAGKLLISLDKDYRNLIKGLIVSALAITTYVLFFSQYEKRKITELSTNNLAKNLLLGTLIGVLLQSLTILVIYVNGGFSIISVNPVSFIIIPLTIAFTVAILEEILIRGIIFRILEEKLGSYIALLLSAVLFGALHLPNENSTFLSALCIAVEAGLLLGTAFMYSRNLWFPIAIHFAWNFMQSGIFGAVTSGNKKTNSLLVSKIQGSEWTTGGEFGPEGTIQAMLFCVIATLILLYLSRKENKIIMPYWKKH; encoded by the coding sequence ATGGAAACCCTGACCACAAAACAAAAAATATTTAATTTCCCAATTACAAAAATTGTTCTTGCCTTAATTGCATGTCTTCTTGTTGTTAATATTGGACAGCAAATTGCTGGAAAGTTGTTGATTTCTCTTGACAAAGATTACAGGAACCTTATTAAAGGCCTTATTGTTTCTGCTCTTGCGATAACGACTTATGTTCTTTTCTTTAGCCAATATGAAAAAAGAAAAATAACCGAGTTATCGACCAACAATCTGGCAAAGAATTTACTCCTCGGAACTTTAATTGGGGTTCTCCTGCAATCCCTGACCATCCTGGTTATTTATGTAAATGGTGGTTTTAGTATTATTTCTGTAAATCCTGTTTCTTTTATTATCATTCCGCTTACAATAGCCTTTACTGTTGCAATTTTGGAGGAGATTTTAATTCGTGGCATTATTTTTAGAATTTTGGAAGAGAAACTGGGAAGTTATATTGCATTACTTCTTTCAGCCGTTCTTTTTGGTGCTTTGCATTTGCCAAATGAAAACAGCACTTTTCTTTCTGCGTTATGTATAGCTGTTGAAGCTGGTTTGTTGCTTGGTACTGCTTTTATGTACAGCCGAAATTTATGGTTTCCGATCGCGATACACTTTGCATGGAATTTTATGCAATCGGGTATTTTTGGCGCGGTTACTTCCGGAAATAAAAAAACCAATAGTTTACTGGTTTCTAAAATTCAAGGTTCCGAATGGACTACCGGAGGTGAATTTGGTCCAGAAGGCACTATTCAGGCCATGCTCTTTTGTGTTATTGCCACTTTAATATTATTGTATTTATCTCGAAAAGAGAACAAAATAATTATGCCTTATTGGAAAAAACACTAA
- a CDS encoding AraC family transcriptional regulator: MFELEKEKYLGNTKNVFNNSQGIAVVETEYQKKVFEGWHSHNNAHLTLFLKGGTSEKRKNSSTVVGPGSLLFYHSDELHLNHNTLFPSKNINLEIDENLLKELQISEALIEKSIQHTTLAKFLILKIFRECMIADTFSGDAITMLFAQLSNTHTHLEKFEKSPFWVKSLSELLNDCWNENPNLHDLSTVLNVNPITISKHFPRYFGCTLSEYLRRMKINRSLSLIKSNESNLTEIGFQCGFADQSHFIRTFKSQTGFLPKQFQKL; encoded by the coding sequence ATGTTCGAACTGGAAAAAGAGAAATACTTGGGCAATACTAAAAACGTTTTTAACAATTCGCAGGGAATTGCAGTTGTAGAAACGGAGTATCAGAAAAAGGTTTTTGAAGGATGGCATTCGCATAATAATGCACATCTGACCCTTTTCTTGAAAGGCGGGACATCAGAAAAGCGTAAAAATTCGAGTACAGTTGTAGGCCCAGGGTCTTTGTTGTTCTACCATAGTGATGAATTACATCTGAATCACAACACTCTTTTTCCCTCAAAAAACATCAACCTCGAAATTGACGAAAATCTGCTAAAAGAACTCCAAATAAGCGAAGCCTTAATTGAAAAATCAATTCAGCATACCACGCTTGCCAAATTTCTGATTCTGAAGATTTTTAGAGAATGTATGATTGCCGATACTTTTTCGGGAGATGCGATTACGATGTTGTTTGCGCAATTGTCCAATACTCATACTCATTTGGAGAAATTTGAAAAGAGTCCGTTTTGGGTGAAGAGTTTAAGCGAACTACTAAACGATTGTTGGAACGAGAATCCGAATTTACATGATTTGTCGACAGTTTTAAACGTAAATCCGATTACGATTTCAAAACATTTTCCCAGGTATTTTGGTTGTACACTAAGCGAATATTTGCGACGAATGAAGATAAACCGTTCGCTTTCCCTCATCAAATCAAATGAAAGTAACCTTACTGAAATTGGTTTTCAATGTGGGTTTGCCGATCAGAGTCATTTCATCCGAACCTTCAAAAGTCAAACGGGATTTTTACCCAAGCAATTTCAAAAATTATAA
- a CDS encoding aminopeptidase C, with product MNTFSFKSVLAASVFFVGATSCFAQDVLVNSLKLNASDKSKENFKFTEQINLGTTSVKTQGSSGTCWSYSTNSFLESEMIRLGKQPVELSQIFSARNVYVEKGVNYVRMHGAVTLGDGGALHDVINMYKKYGTVPREVYTGLNYGTDKNKFAEMSSLIEGVLAAVVKNPNGELTPNWQKAYAAVIDSYLGKVPDNFTYKGKNYTPQSFAKEVVGINPDDYIEMSSFTTAPYYQKTMMAVPDNWSFDQVYNVKVNDMTDVIDNALKKGYTVAWATDVSEKSFSWKNGVAYVPTKKFDDMTAEEKADMFNGPKPEPEITPEMRQTAFDNYTTTDDHGMHIIGLAKDQTGREYYIVKNSWGETNDYKGFLFVTKNFVKYKTTALMVNKGGIPADIAKKLGV from the coding sequence ATGAATACATTTTCATTCAAATCAGTACTTGCGGCTTCGGTCTTTTTTGTTGGGGCAACCAGCTGTTTTGCACAGGACGTTTTAGTAAATTCATTAAAACTAAACGCGAGTGATAAAAGTAAAGAAAACTTTAAATTCACAGAACAAATTAATTTAGGAACCACTTCAGTAAAAACACAAGGTTCTTCGGGAACATGCTGGAGTTATTCTACAAACTCTTTTTTAGAATCAGAAATGATTCGTTTAGGAAAGCAACCGGTAGAATTGTCTCAGATTTTCTCTGCAAGAAATGTTTATGTTGAAAAAGGAGTCAATTACGTTCGTATGCATGGTGCTGTTACTTTAGGTGACGGTGGTGCATTACACGATGTAATTAACATGTACAAAAAATACGGAACAGTTCCGAGAGAAGTTTATACAGGATTAAACTACGGAACTGATAAAAATAAATTTGCTGAAATGTCTTCTCTTATCGAAGGAGTTTTAGCTGCGGTTGTAAAAAATCCAAACGGAGAATTAACTCCAAACTGGCAAAAAGCGTATGCTGCTGTTATCGATTCTTATTTAGGAAAAGTGCCGGATAATTTTACTTACAAAGGAAAAAATTACACACCACAATCTTTTGCTAAAGAAGTAGTAGGAATCAACCCGGATGATTATATCGAAATGTCCTCTTTTACAACAGCTCCATACTACCAAAAAACAATGATGGCTGTACCGGATAACTGGTCTTTTGATCAGGTTTACAATGTAAAAGTAAACGATATGACAGACGTTATTGACAATGCTTTGAAAAAAGGATACACAGTAGCTTGGGCAACTGACGTAAGTGAGAAAAGCTTTAGCTGGAAAAATGGAGTAGCCTATGTTCCAACAAAAAAATTCGATGATATGACTGCTGAAGAAAAAGCAGACATGTTCAACGGACCAAAACCGGAACCGGAAATCACTCCTGAAATGCGTCAGACTGCGTTTGATAACTACACCACTACAGACGATCACGGAATGCACATTATTGGTCTTGCAAAAGATCAAACCGGAAGAGAATATTATATCGTAAAAAACTCATGGGGAGAAACAAACGACTACAAAGGTTTCTTGTTTGTAACTAAAAACTTCGTGAAATACAAAACGACTGCCTTAATGGTAAACAAAGGAGGAATTCCTGCTGATATCGCTAAGAAGTTAGGGGTTTAA
- a CDS encoding helix-turn-helix domain-containing protein yields the protein MSTATKPKHIGRNISRIRELRGMKQEALAISIGVSQQAVSNIEGSETVDEERLNTIAEALGVSVDAIKNFSDEAVLNIIGNTYHDNGIVNAGVNHSCTFNPLDKVVELYERLVQAEKDKVAYLEKFLEGK from the coding sequence ATGAGCACAGCAACAAAACCAAAACATATCGGCAGAAACATTAGCCGAATCAGAGAGCTTAGAGGAATGAAACAAGAAGCACTTGCCATTTCTATTGGCGTAAGTCAACAAGCTGTTTCTAATATTGAAGGAAGCGAAACTGTTGATGAGGAAAGACTGAATACAATTGCGGAAGCTTTAGGTGTTTCTGTGGACGCAATTAAAAACTTTTCGGATGAAGCGGTTTTGAATATTATTGGGAATACTTATCACGATAATGGTATTGTTAATGCTGGAGTTAATCATAGCTGTACTTTCAACCCACTTGATAAAGTTGTGGAACTTTATGAACGTTTGGTTCAGGCTGAAAAAGATAAGGTTGCGTATTTGGAGAAGTTTTTGGAAGGGAAGTAG
- a CDS encoding class I SAM-dependent methyltransferase, translating into MNQKWDERYKNTEFAYGTAPNLFFKEWLPKFKPGSILMPADGEGRNGVFAAQLNWTVTSFDLSTEGQLKALKLAKENNVTLEYNVGDLEELEFEKESFDAIGLIYAHFSAETKSKLHKKLNEYLKPGGLIIFEAFSKSHLHFKKANPKVGGPDAIADLFSKEEIQADFENYEILLLEEEEIILNEGQFHIGKGAVIRFVGRKDMSL; encoded by the coding sequence ATGAATCAAAAATGGGATGAAAGATACAAGAACACTGAATTTGCTTACGGAACAGCACCTAATCTGTTTTTTAAAGAATGGCTGCCTAAATTCAAACCCGGATCTATATTGATGCCTGCCGATGGCGAAGGTCGTAACGGCGTTTTTGCAGCACAACTGAACTGGACTGTCACTTCGTTTGATTTAAGCACAGAAGGGCAGTTAAAAGCATTAAAACTGGCCAAAGAAAACAATGTGACTTTAGAATATAATGTAGGCGATCTGGAAGAACTCGAATTCGAAAAAGAATCTTTCGATGCAATTGGATTGATTTACGCTCATTTCTCTGCAGAAACAAAATCAAAACTCCACAAAAAACTAAATGAATATCTAAAACCCGGAGGACTTATTATTTTTGAAGCTTTCAGTAAAAGTCATTTGCATTTTAAAAAAGCAAACCCAAAAGTTGGCGGACCGGATGCGATTGCTGATTTATTTTCGAAAGAAGAAATACAGGCTGATTTTGAAAATTATGAAATCTTACTTTTAGAGGAAGAAGAAATCATTCTCAATGAAGGGCAATTTCATATTGGGAAAGGTGCTGTAATACGATTTGTTGGGAGGAAAGACATGAGTTTATAA